One window of Desertifilum tharense IPPAS B-1220 genomic DNA carries:
- the trxA gene encoding thioredoxin yields MAVKREFNSFEDLLSLSDLPMLVDFYATWCGPCKMMSPILDQVQAQLKGKLRVVKIDSDNYPQLASTYGIQAYPTLILFKGGKPVERIEGVVQAPQLVQRLQSFL; encoded by the coding sequence ATGGCAGTTAAACGAGAATTCAACAGTTTTGAAGATTTACTGAGTCTTTCTGATTTGCCGATGCTGGTTGATTTCTATGCGACTTGGTGCGGGCCTTGTAAGATGATGTCACCGATTCTCGACCAGGTGCAAGCCCAACTTAAGGGGAAGTTACGGGTGGTGAAGATTGACTCGGATAATTATCCCCAATTGGCTTCAACCTATGGCATCCAAGCTTACCCTACCTTGATTTTATTCAAAGGGGGCAAGCCTGTGGAGCGGATTGAAGGGGTGGTACAAGCACCTCAACTCGTTCAACGCTTGCAAAGCTTCCTTTAA